One genomic region from Homalodisca vitripennis isolate AUS2020 chromosome 6, UT_GWSS_2.1, whole genome shotgun sequence encodes:
- the LOC124365054 gene encoding uncharacterized protein LOC124365054 isoform X1: MIKTSYNQEFQWCKPTGWGIKKWGRERNLEEEKRKNPEPVYRSNETLAQLSKERVLPFDNLLVPKPIIQSHPQSPYPNLELPKDDGSARLTRPRVYKAPEISLDDIEDQSIREKILDYTYSTTWGLASKDAGKRITKREIPNSTWEPPDHVRFSKKDNSVNEDCEEEISDTVLNDWDRLQSRAVGDCTLSFWQRFKNETPVKLIDQATMDLKSSQFSDKILQLDRENRLRRSYTMRLPGYTGFLPENPIGMESEEQERDISDPMITTSQLANRWSDLKKYGK; this comes from the exons ATGATTAAAACAAGTTACAACCAAGAGTTTCAGTGGTGTAAACCCACAGGTTGGGGTATAAAGAAGTGGGGCAGAGAAAGAAATCTcgaagaagaaaaaagaaaaaatccagAACCTGTTTATCGAAGCAATGAAACATTGGCTCAATTATCTAAAGAGAGAGTATTGCCCTTTGATAATTTGCTGGTTCCAAAACCTATTATTCAATCACATCCTCAATCACCTTATCCAAATTTG GAATTGCCAAAAGATGATGGCAGTGCTCGGTTGACTCGTCCAAGAGTGTATAAAGCACCTGAGATTTCCCTTGATGATATCGAGGATCAAAGTATTAGAGAGAAAATATTAGACTATACATATTCAACGACTTGGGGACTGGCAAGCAAAGATGCTGGTAAGAGAATAACCAAACGTGAAATTCCAAATTCTACATGGGAACCACCTGATCAT gTAAGGTTCAGCAAAAAGGATAATTCTGTCAATGAAGACTGTGAAGAAGAGATATCAGATACAGTGCTTAATGACTGGGACAGGCTTCAGAGCAGAGCTGTGGGAGATTGTACTTTATCTTTCTGGCAGCGATTTAAAAATGA GACTCCAGTGAAATTGATAGATCAAGCTACTATGGATTTAAAGTCATCTCAGTTCTCAGACAAGATCTTGCAGCTAGACAGAGAGAACAGACTCCGCCGTTCTTACACTATGAGACTTCCTGGCTACACTGGCTTCTTGCCTGAAAATCCAATCGGGATGGAGTCAGAGGAACAGGAACGGGACATCTCAGATCCGATGATCACCACTAGTCAACTTGCTAACAG atGGAGTGACCTAAAGAAATATGGGAAATGA
- the LOC124365054 gene encoding uncharacterized protein LOC124365054 isoform X2, giving the protein MLVRFSKKDNSVNEDCEEEISDTVLNDWDRLQSRAVGDCTLSFWQRFKNETPVKLIDQATMDLKSSQFSDKILQLDRENRLRRSYTMRLPGYTGFLPENPIGMESEEQERDISDPMITTSQLANRWSDLKKYGK; this is encoded by the exons ATGCTG gTAAGGTTCAGCAAAAAGGATAATTCTGTCAATGAAGACTGTGAAGAAGAGATATCAGATACAGTGCTTAATGACTGGGACAGGCTTCAGAGCAGAGCTGTGGGAGATTGTACTTTATCTTTCTGGCAGCGATTTAAAAATGA GACTCCAGTGAAATTGATAGATCAAGCTACTATGGATTTAAAGTCATCTCAGTTCTCAGACAAGATCTTGCAGCTAGACAGAGAGAACAGACTCCGCCGTTCTTACACTATGAGACTTCCTGGCTACACTGGCTTCTTGCCTGAAAATCCAATCGGGATGGAGTCAGAGGAACAGGAACGGGACATCTCAGATCCGATGATCACCACTAGTCAACTTGCTAACAG atGGAGTGACCTAAAGAAATATGGGAAATGA